ATGATAACAAATGATACTATTAATTTCCAAGTTCTCGAATTTTTTTAAAGAGTTTACTGCTATTTCCATATCGAGAGTGTTTTGCGGAATCGGCCCTTGTAGTGCTCCGTTCATATACACCATAGCATCCCCTGCTATCAAGGTCTTGCTGTCTTGTACATAAAGGCTGATATGCCCCGGCGTATGTCCGGGAGTGTGAATGATGCGAATTCCCCCACAATACGGCAGAATCTCTGCGTCTGCCAGTGTCTTGTGCACCATTGCCTTTGGCGGATTTTCACAAAGCCTTTGCAAGTACTCGCGTTCCTTTTCAGGCAACATCGCAAGTAAAGGAGCCATGACTTTTGGGTTTGCTTTGAGGAGAGGACGTGTGCCCTCGATGTACGGCCGATCTAGCTCATGCGCGTATATTTCGACCTGTCCGCCAAGCTCACGAACGATTTCTGGAAGACTTCCGATATGATCAAGGTCCTGATGTGTCAAAATGATAGTCTGTAAACGCTCAAGTGGGATGCCAGTACGGCTCATTTCCTGACGAATGGTCTCCCATGAACCAGGCATACCTGTATCTACCA
This genomic stretch from Brevibacillus brevis harbors:
- a CDS encoding MBL fold metallo-hydrolase — protein: MKANTGVKMIPLQGEAFGKPMVINPTLLWDDERAVLVDTGMPGSWETIRQEMSRTGIPLERLQTIILTHQDLDHIGSLPEIVRELGGQVEIYAHELDRPYIEGTRPLLKANPKVMAPLLAMLPEKEREYLQRLCENPPKAMVHKTLADAEILPYCGGIRIIHTPGHTPGHISLYVQDSKTLIAGDAMVYMNGALQGPIPQNTLDMEIAVNSLKKFENLEINSIICYHGGMCQNNVQEQLSALIR